In Nitrobacteraceae bacterium AZCC 1564, the following proteins share a genomic window:
- a CDS encoding hypothetical protein (product_source=Hypo-rule applied), which translates to MAHLVGRSLNEETRMAISCKLERSLVSHEEYGVIQASHHPEIYALDLSGLEKLRGRLQQMRDKERTLARQKQRERRGKAEPRGGSFPGTTEQPLKRQQVFAKAVKRLNNEVNRIRYLEARAANVDAARRALAMRRAASFPAYPAAGDTANDGMNPEPSRRRRTTVPRKRIGSILKATKVAQARRDSRN; encoded by the coding sequence GTGGCACATCTCGTCGGCCGCTCGCTAAACGAGGAGACGCGCATGGCTATTTCCTGCAAACTCGAGCGCAGTTTGGTGAGCCACGAGGAGTATGGTGTGATCCAGGCCTCGCATCATCCCGAAATCTACGCTCTCGATCTTTCCGGCCTGGAGAAACTTCGCGGCCGCCTGCAACAGATGCGCGACAAGGAGCGGACTCTGGCGAGACAGAAGCAACGAGAGCGGCGGGGCAAGGCCGAACCGCGCGGCGGTAGCTTTCCGGGGACGACCGAGCAGCCACTGAAGCGCCAGCAGGTTTTTGCGAAGGCCGTCAAGCGCCTGAACAACGAAGTCAACCGCATCCGCTACCTGGAAGCGCGCGCGGCCAACGTTGATGCCGCGCGCCGCGCTCTCGCCATGCGGCGCGCTGCCAGCTTCCCAGCTTACCCGGCGGCAGGCGACACAGCGAACGACGGAATGAATCCGGAGCCCAGCCGCCGCCGCAGGACCACCGTGCCGAGAAAACGGATTGGCAGCATCTTAAAAGCAACGAAGGTCGCGCAGGCGAGGCGCGATTCCAGGAATTGA
- a CDS encoding uncharacterized protein YbcV (DUF1398 family) (product_source=COG5562; cath_funfam=3.30.1810.10; cog=COG5562; superfamily=160419) — MDMQRTAIAERCLNCAYDGSMTFPDIVGTLINAGFEGYTVDFRRNTTTYYLPDGDSIMLDNRPLTEPVAAQFDQPGIAAQIKWAQANPPDYSYVGFCKNVKALGCAGYIVSFSGRRVLYFGRTAEIHVEHFPR; from the coding sequence ATGGACATGCAACGGACCGCGATTGCCGAGAGATGCCTGAATTGCGCCTATGATGGGAGCATGACCTTTCCCGACATCGTCGGCACCCTGATCAACGCCGGCTTCGAGGGCTACACGGTCGACTTTCGCCGCAACACCACCACCTACTATCTGCCGGATGGCGACAGCATCATGCTGGACAATCGCCCCTTAACAGAGCCGGTGGCTGCACAGTTCGACCAACCTGGCATCGCCGCGCAGATCAAATGGGCACAGGCCAATCCGCCCGATTATTCCTACGTGGGGTTCTGCAAGAACGTGAAAGCGCTCGGCTGCGCGGGCTACATCGTCTCCTTCTCCGGCCGCCGCGTGCTCTACTTCGGCCGCACAGCGGAGATTCACGTGGAGCATTTTCCGCGGTGA
- a CDS encoding putative membrane protein (product_source=COG4803; cath_funfam=1.10.260.40; cog=COG4803; pfam=PF06897), with protein MSDLVIVGFENQNDADRVLTDLTRLQKEYLIDLEDAVVAIRDADGTVRIKQSVNLVRVGATAGGLNGALLGSLIGLLFLNPLAGFAMGGLIGAGSGALSGSLMDFGINDDFIKQIGETIKPDTSALFLLIRKAQPEKVLKELHQYKGHLIRSSLSPEQEEKLKEALERAQVPSPSAGVEGAAAAAARQADTGGAPATAG; from the coding sequence ATGTCTGATCTCGTCATCGTTGGTTTTGAAAATCAGAATGATGCCGATCGCGTCTTGACCGATCTGACCCGGTTGCAAAAGGAATATCTAATCGATCTTGAGGACGCCGTTGTCGCCATTCGCGATGCCGACGGCACCGTTCGGATCAAGCAATCCGTCAATCTCGTTCGGGTCGGCGCGACCGCAGGTGGTTTGAATGGAGCATTGCTGGGAAGTTTGATCGGCCTCTTGTTTCTCAATCCACTCGCCGGCTTTGCGATGGGAGGATTGATCGGAGCCGGATCAGGCGCTCTTTCGGGCAGCTTGATGGACTTTGGAATCAATGACGACTTCATCAAGCAGATCGGCGAGACGATCAAACCCGATACGTCGGCTCTGTTTCTCCTGATCCGCAAAGCGCAGCCGGAGAAGGTCCTCAAAGAGCTGCATCAGTACAAGGGACATCTCATTCGTTCATCGTTGTCTCCTGAGCAGGAAGAGAAATTGAAGGAGGCGCTTGAACGCGCGCAGGTGCCAAGTCCAAGTGCCGGCGTCGAAGGTGCGGCGGCCGCAGCCGCGCGCCAAGCTGATACTGGAGGAGCGCCTGCGACCGCGGGATGA
- a CDS encoding hypothetical protein (product_source=Hypo-rule applied) — MTDEIRRSIPTTPLRARLPNPCSKSVTAGASIKLSLANPCHNLCTNREQAAYRRKRISAPSSTTRIGKKPMVSAVSSQAATLNPLAYMAQADDDTTKQATPDATANYSDRGPATQVSLSQEAIDSLKAAVEQGPDAARQALDAWSQASSERFAASIKLMQATSDANSKKFAIDQANYEIERYDWQQETNEHFAESIKMLQEKAVKWANTTPVPAVQLTEAQIADILKKVASRGIDPSKIGGADNYSFGYEGKIYTFKKDGTAWVNDSGVPISEDQKQLGIKGFAQTIQQASSKIHYPSVSREDLVAQRDALMAQ; from the coding sequence ATGACTGACGAAATTCGGAGGTCTATTCCGACCACGCCTCTCCGCGCGCGGCTGCCGAACCCCTGTTCTAAGTCAGTGACCGCGGGCGCCTCCATAAAGCTTTCATTAGCCAATCCCTGCCACAACTTATGCACGAACAGAGAACAGGCCGCATACCGCAGGAAGCGGATTTCGGCCCCGTCATCAACGACAAGGATCGGGAAGAAACCCATGGTCAGCGCCGTTTCCAGCCAAGCCGCCACATTGAATCCACTCGCCTATATGGCGCAGGCGGATGACGACACCACCAAGCAGGCCACGCCCGACGCGACGGCAAACTACAGTGATCGTGGCCCAGCCACGCAAGTGTCGTTGTCGCAAGAGGCGATCGATAGCCTGAAAGCCGCAGTCGAACAGGGGCCGGACGCCGCGCGGCAAGCGCTGGATGCCTGGTCACAGGCGAGCAGCGAACGCTTCGCTGCTTCGATAAAGCTCATGCAAGCGACTTCCGATGCGAACTCTAAGAAATTCGCAATCGATCAGGCCAATTACGAGATCGAGAGATACGACTGGCAACAAGAAACGAACGAGCATTTTGCGGAGTCGATCAAAATGCTACAGGAAAAGGCGGTTAAATGGGCGAACACTACGCCGGTGCCAGCGGTGCAACTGACCGAAGCCCAGATCGCCGATATTCTGAAGAAGGTCGCGTCTCGCGGCATTGATCCCTCAAAAATTGGCGGAGCCGACAATTATTCGTTCGGCTACGAGGGAAAAATCTACACCTTCAAGAAGGATGGGACGGCCTGGGTGAATGACAGTGGCGTGCCAATTTCGGAGGACCAGAAACAGCTCGGCATCAAGGGCTTTGCACAAACCATTCAGCAGGCGTCTTCCAAAATTCACTACCCAAGCGTTTCACGGGAAGATCTGGTTGCCCAACGTGATGCGCTGATGGCACAATAA
- a CDS encoding hypothetical protein (product_source=Hypo-rule applied; superfamily=161098; transmembrane_helix_parts=Outside_1_3,TMhelix_4_26,Inside_27_45,TMhelix_46_65,Outside_66_79,TMhelix_80_102,Inside_103_111), whose translation MLKAIVFIVVIWILTFGILVLPARPVGRWMVRLSKGPISTLLDIVLCVVRACNVVAIGWITLVFWRPDFFPHVISDPTGFGKIFAAVLLFVPSFLAFLMGYLRARKMVEAQ comes from the coding sequence ATGCTCAAAGCCATTGTATTCATCGTTGTCATCTGGATTTTAACGTTTGGCATCCTTGTTCTGCCGGCGCGGCCAGTGGGAAGGTGGATGGTGCGGCTGAGCAAGGGGCCAATATCGACGTTACTGGACATTGTTCTTTGCGTGGTGCGCGCGTGCAATGTGGTCGCAATTGGCTGGATTACCTTGGTCTTCTGGAGGCCAGATTTTTTTCCTCACGTGATAAGCGATCCGACGGGTTTCGGTAAGATCTTTGCCGCTGTTCTACTATTCGTGCCTTCCTTCCTCGCGTTTTTGATGGGTTATTTGAGAGCGCGGAAGATGGTGGAAGCGCAATGA
- a CDS encoding hypothetical protein (product_source=Hypo-rule applied), whose amino-acid sequence MATALVIYRTYFNFSAKGQDGKTPAMRIGLAKGAIRFEDVLYFS is encoded by the coding sequence ATGGCAACGGCGCTGGTGATCTACCGCACCTACTTCAACTTCAGCGCCAAGGGGCAGGATGGGAAGACGCCCGCAATGCGCATCGGTTTGGCAAAGGGCGCCATCCGGTTCGAGGATGTCTTGTATTTCAGCTAG
- a CDS encoding tyrosyl-tRNA synthetase (product_source=KO:K01866; cath_funfam=1.10.240.10,3.10.290.10,3.40.50.620; cog=COG0162; ko=KO:K01866; pfam=PF00579,PF01479; superfamily=52374,55174; tigrfam=TIGR00234): MHIDLHVDRFEPRSVALKTLIARGCVNQATNLEGLDAAFEAGVVPAYVGFDATADSLHVGHLLPIMTLRRLQQAGHKPIVLIGGGTTRIGDPSFRSDSRPMLTDAQIEANIAGIRKVFGRFLSFGDGPTEAIMVNNADWLNELRWIDMLREIGKHFSVNRMLTFDSVKSRLERQENLSFLEFNYMLLQAFDFLELSRRVDCRLQMGGADQWGNIVNGIDLVRRIEGRDVFGLTVPLLTTASGSKMGKTAAGAVWLNEDRLSPYDYWQFWRNVEDADVGRFLKLFTDIPVEEIEELARAEGAALNAAKERLASEVTALTHGTESARQAEVTARQAFTSGEAADGLPTVELLRDELAEGARLVDLLVRAGFVSSKGDARRMIEGRGVRLNSEVIVGVDARIAATALPARLSVGRKRHAVVR, translated from the coding sequence ATGCACATTGATCTTCACGTTGATCGTTTCGAGCCGCGCTCAGTGGCTTTGAAAACGTTGATTGCGCGCGGCTGCGTCAACCAGGCCACCAATCTCGAAGGCCTTGATGCAGCCTTCGAAGCCGGCGTGGTGCCGGCTTACGTCGGCTTTGATGCGACCGCCGACAGCCTTCATGTTGGCCATCTTCTTCCCATCATGACACTTCGTCGCCTTCAGCAAGCAGGCCACAAGCCGATCGTGCTCATCGGTGGCGGCACCACGCGCATCGGTGATCCAAGCTTTCGTTCGGATTCCCGGCCAATGCTGACGGACGCGCAGATCGAGGCGAACATCGCAGGCATCAGGAAAGTGTTCGGCCGTTTTCTGTCTTTCGGCGACGGACCGACCGAGGCGATCATGGTCAATAACGCTGATTGGCTGAACGAGCTTCGCTGGATCGACATGCTGCGCGAGATCGGAAAGCATTTCTCGGTGAACCGCATGCTGACGTTTGACAGCGTCAAATCGCGGTTGGAGCGGCAGGAGAATCTGAGCTTCCTGGAATTTAACTACATGCTGCTGCAGGCCTTCGACTTCCTGGAGCTTTCCCGCCGCGTTGACTGTCGCCTGCAGATGGGCGGGGCCGACCAGTGGGGCAACATCGTCAACGGCATCGATCTCGTTCGCCGCATCGAGGGCAGGGACGTCTTCGGCCTGACCGTTCCGCTTTTGACGACGGCTTCAGGGAGCAAAATGGGAAAGACTGCCGCGGGCGCCGTCTGGCTGAATGAAGATCGCTTGTCGCCTTACGACTACTGGCAGTTCTGGCGCAACGTCGAAGATGCCGATGTCGGCCGGTTCCTCAAACTGTTCACGGATATTCCCGTGGAAGAGATTGAAGAGCTGGCCCGCGCCGAAGGCGCCGCGCTCAACGCCGCTAAGGAGCGGCTTGCGTCCGAGGTCACTGCGCTCACGCACGGCACGGAATCCGCAAGACAAGCGGAAGTGACGGCTCGCCAGGCATTTACGAGTGGTGAGGCGGCGGATGGCTTGCCGACGGTCGAACTCTTGCGCGATGAACTTGCTGAAGGCGCTAGGCTTGTCGATCTGCTCGTCCGAGCCGGCTTTGTTTCGTCGAAAGGTGATGCAAGACGGATGATCGAGGGGCGCGGCGTGCGCCTGAACAGCGAGGTCATCGTAGGCGTTGACGCCAGGATTGCAGCGACTGCATTGCCTGCAAGGCTATCCGTGGGGCGAAAGCGCCATGCGGTGGTGAGATAG
- a CDS encoding hypothetical protein (product_source=Hypo-rule applied; cath_funfam=3.40.50.720; superfamily=51735) produces the protein MARNILILGASYGSLLATKLLMAGHNVTLVCRQKTADLINREGTEVRIKLRDEPTHRSIFSRDLPGKLDAMPPQNVDVSRYDMVGLAMQEPQYTNHTIRTLMVKIAAANLPCLSIMNMPPLPYLKRIEKLEGMDLEDAYTNAQVWERFKPDLVTLCSPDPQAFRPPEEAANVLQVGLPTNFKAAAFADEAHNKVLRELEADIDAVKLDGQDVPVKLKVFDSLFVPLAKWSMLLTGNYRCITPEDPVSIRDAVHKDLKLSQSIYDHVDAVAQRLGADPQDQVPFEKYAKAAESLLKPSSAARAVASGAPFIERVDLLVKLISHQLGMPNAEIDRTVDTVDNKLHVVEGGGGD, from the coding sequence ATGGCGCGCAACATTCTCATTCTTGGAGCTTCATACGGCTCATTGCTGGCAACGAAGCTGCTGATGGCCGGTCACAACGTCACGCTGGTCTGCCGGCAGAAGACGGCCGACCTGATCAACCGCGAAGGCACTGAGGTGCGCATCAAGCTGCGCGATGAGCCTACGCATCGCTCTATCTTCTCGCGCGACCTGCCTGGCAAGCTCGACGCCATGCCGCCGCAGAATGTCGACGTGTCGCGTTACGACATGGTCGGCCTCGCGATGCAGGAGCCGCAATACACCAACCACACCATCCGCACGCTGATGGTCAAGATCGCCGCGGCCAATCTGCCGTGCCTGTCGATCATGAACATGCCGCCCCTGCCCTATCTCAAACGCATCGAGAAACTCGAAGGCATGGACCTCGAAGACGCCTATACCAACGCGCAGGTGTGGGAGCGATTCAAGCCAGACTTGGTGACACTCTGTTCGCCCGATCCGCAGGCCTTTCGTCCGCCAGAGGAAGCGGCGAACGTGCTGCAGGTCGGCCTGCCGACGAACTTCAAAGCGGCCGCCTTCGCCGACGAAGCGCATAATAAAGTGTTGCGAGAACTCGAAGCGGACATCGACGCCGTGAAGCTCGACGGCCAAGACGTGCCGGTGAAGCTGAAGGTGTTCGACTCGCTGTTCGTGCCGCTGGCGAAATGGTCGATGCTGCTCACCGGCAACTATCGCTGCATCACGCCGGAAGACCCAGTGTCGATCCGCGACGCCGTGCATAAAGACCTGAAGCTGTCGCAGTCGATCTACGACCATGTCGATGCAGTGGCGCAGCGCCTCGGCGCCGATCCGCAAGATCAGGTGCCGTTCGAGAAGTACGCCAAGGCCGCTGAAAGCCTGCTCAAGCCCTCGTCAGCCGCGCGTGCGGTGGCCAGCGGTGCGCCCTTCATCGAGCGCGTCGACTTGCTGGTGAAGCTGATCTCCCATCAGCTCGGTATGCCCAATGCCGAAATCGATCGCACGGTCGACACGGTGGACAACAAGCTGCACGTCGTGGAAGGCGGCGGCGGAGATTGA
- a CDS encoding endonuclease/exonuclease/phosphatase family metal-dependent hydrolase (product_source=COG3568; cath_funfam=3.60.10.10; cog=COG3568; superfamily=56219), with product MVQYSGLRTWDDSATRNRAIDRLLKLRAGLIKTVTPNNKLESFHLASWNIRDFGGHTLNPSPRLPESLLYIAEIISAFDLVAVQEVNEDMTEFQTVMRLLGPHWDYMVTDQSGNHERLAFVFDTRKIRFRHIAGEIVLPSTKGKQATQFNRTPYLVAFQAGWFKFNICTVHIYYGDAKDTAPRKREIADIAEFFTKRQKKDGETYILLGDFNILNPQDPLMNALLGGGFEVPSELRKPTALASANYYDQIALRTQDKLVEIKSAGAFPWQDYVFGEDDYAVYKSLMPVKTKTGKAAKTDLAAYKRWRTWQMSDHLPLWTEIKMDFTNSYLESLKTSEKPLANFTPTSGERPAARVG from the coding sequence ATGGTTCAATATTCCGGACTGCGTACTTGGGACGATTCAGCCACGCGCAACCGCGCCATCGATCGGCTTTTGAAGCTGAGGGCAGGGCTGATAAAGACTGTCACGCCGAACAACAAGCTGGAGTCGTTTCATCTGGCGAGTTGGAATATCCGCGATTTCGGCGGGCATACGCTGAACCCGTCGCCGCGTTTGCCGGAGTCCTTGCTATACATTGCGGAAATTATTTCGGCGTTCGACCTTGTCGCGGTTCAGGAGGTCAACGAGGACATGACTGAATTTCAAACGGTGATGCGGCTGCTCGGCCCGCATTGGGATTACATGGTGACGGACCAGAGCGGCAATCACGAGCGGCTCGCCTTTGTGTTCGATACCCGCAAGATCAGGTTTCGTCACATCGCCGGTGAAATCGTGCTGCCGTCGACGAAGGGCAAGCAGGCCACCCAGTTCAACCGCACGCCTTATCTCGTGGCGTTTCAGGCCGGCTGGTTCAAGTTCAACATCTGCACGGTGCACATCTATTACGGCGATGCCAAGGATACCGCGCCGCGTAAGCGCGAGATTGCCGATATCGCGGAGTTCTTCACCAAACGGCAGAAGAAGGATGGCGAGACGTACATTCTTCTTGGCGATTTCAATATTCTCAATCCGCAAGATCCGCTGATGAACGCGCTGCTGGGCGGCGGGTTCGAAGTGCCGAGCGAGTTGCGCAAGCCGACGGCGCTCGCGAGCGCCAACTACTACGATCAGATTGCGCTGCGCACCCAGGACAAGCTCGTCGAAATCAAATCCGCCGGTGCGTTCCCGTGGCAGGACTATGTCTTCGGCGAGGATGACTACGCGGTCTACAAATCCTTGATGCCGGTGAAGACCAAGACGGGAAAAGCGGCGAAGACGGATCTTGCGGCGTACAAGCGCTGGCGCACCTGGCAGATGTCGGACCATCTGCCGCTGTGGACTGAAATCAAAATGGACTTCACCAACTCCTATCTGGAAAGCTTGAAGACCAGCGAGAAGCCGCTGGCGAATTTCACGCCTACGTCGGGGGAGCGGCCGGCAGCGCGTGTGGGGTAG
- a CDS encoding hypothetical protein (product_source=Hypo-rule applied; cleavage_site_network=SignalP-noTM; pfam=PF06186; superfamily=51161) codes for MRRKSLLGALGVMTLCCVITSPAEAQLFRAGRLLCFSSPRVGLIVGSTQSLRCEFHATTGHRYIYAGRIRRVGLDIGATTAGVLSWAVLAKNSRIGPGTLRGTYVGASGSLAFGPGLGANVLIGGSRRSIALQPISIERKIGVNLAAGVTSLTLGPRGRR; via the coding sequence ATGCGCAGAAAAAGTTTGCTTGGCGCGTTGGGCGTGATGACGCTTTGTTGCGTCATCACCTCGCCGGCTGAGGCCCAATTGTTTCGCGCGGGGCGATTGCTATGTTTCTCGAGCCCTCGCGTCGGATTGATCGTCGGGTCGACGCAATCGCTGCGTTGTGAATTCCACGCGACCACGGGTCATCGATACATCTACGCGGGACGGATCAGGCGCGTCGGACTCGATATCGGTGCTACCACAGCAGGCGTTTTGTCCTGGGCCGTTCTTGCAAAGAACTCACGAATTGGCCCCGGAACTTTGCGGGGAACTTATGTCGGCGCTAGCGGAAGCCTCGCTTTTGGGCCGGGGCTCGGAGCCAATGTTCTCATCGGAGGATCGAGACGAAGCATTGCTCTGCAGCCGATCTCCATCGAGCGAAAAATCGGCGTCAATCTTGCCGCAGGCGTCACGAGCTTGACACTTGGGCCAAGAGGCAGGCGCTAA
- a CDS encoding hypothetical protein (product_source=Hypo-rule applied; cath_funfam=3.40.1440.10; superfamily=82771), translating into MKGEARKAAIAAYKERKSAAGIYTVRCTATGEVWVGQSPNLDTVKNRVWFTLRVAGNLNRALQKAWDDHGADHFVFDVIERLEEDDLAYSRDALLKERLAHWRAELDATLI; encoded by the coding sequence ATGAAGGGTGAAGCAAGAAAGGCGGCGATCGCGGCCTATAAGGAGCGCAAGAGCGCGGCCGGAATCTACACCGTCCGCTGCACAGCGACGGGCGAGGTGTGGGTCGGGCAAAGCCCCAACCTCGACACGGTGAAAAACCGCGTCTGGTTCACGCTGCGCGTCGCAGGCAATCTCAACCGCGCGCTGCAAAAAGCCTGGGACGATCACGGTGCCGATCACTTCGTGTTCGACGTGATCGAGCGATTGGAGGAAGACGATCTCGCTTACAGCCGCGACGCGCTTCTCAAAGAGCGCCTCGCGCATTGGCGGGCGGAGCTCGATGCGACGTTGATATGA
- a CDS encoding uncharacterized membrane protein HdeD (DUF308 family) (product_source=COG3247; cog=COG3247; pfam=PF03729; superfamily=161070; transmembrane_helix_parts=Inside_1_19,TMhelix_20_42,Outside_43_45,TMhelix_46_68,Inside_69_74,TMhelix_75_97,Outside_98_100,TMhelix_101_123,Inside_124_129,TMhelix_130_152,Outside_153_155,TMhelix_156_178,Inside_179_186) yields the protein MSTYGNSASVELTRATPPLWACIMLGVGLIVIALLVLADVAFFTLVSTIFIGWMAIAAGVFEIGHAFWTKGWGEFVWQIVLGILYVAFGIVLITQPVISALILTYILALMLILSGIIRFMIGVKHWRQSGWIILLSGVFGVLAGLIVLTGFPASGLWVLGLLLGIDLLSHGLGWLTYALHPATRTA from the coding sequence ATGAGCACGTATGGCAATAGCGCATCTGTTGAGCTGACACGCGCCACCCCACCGCTATGGGCCTGCATCATGCTGGGCGTCGGCCTGATCGTGATCGCCCTTCTGGTCCTCGCGGACGTCGCGTTTTTCACGCTCGTCAGCACGATCTTCATTGGATGGATGGCGATCGCGGCCGGCGTGTTTGAAATCGGTCACGCGTTCTGGACAAAGGGATGGGGAGAATTCGTCTGGCAGATCGTGCTCGGCATCCTCTATGTCGCGTTCGGCATCGTGCTCATCACCCAGCCGGTCATCAGCGCGCTGATCCTGACTTATATCCTGGCCTTAATGCTCATCTTATCGGGGATCATCCGCTTCATGATCGGCGTCAAGCACTGGCGGCAATCGGGCTGGATCATACTTCTGTCAGGCGTATTTGGCGTTTTGGCGGGCCTTATTGTTCTCACGGGCTTCCCGGCAAGCGGCCTTTGGGTGCTTGGTTTGCTCCTCGGCATTGATCTGCTGTCTCACGGTCTCGGATGGCTGACATATGCGCTGCATCCAGCCACCCGTACCGCATGA
- a CDS encoding hypothetical protein (product_source=Hypo-rule applied; superfamily=51412), with product MRRRQRSRLPGARSNVADVPKDDVLRSVDAHRDVVPDDGLLLVGAVPAGPHLVGGCLHVAHAVRAAQ from the coding sequence ATGCGGCGCCGGCAGCGATCGCGCCTCCCGGGCGCCAGGAGTAACGTCGCGGACGTGCCCAAGGACGATGTCCTGCGATCGGTGGACGCACACCGGGACGTCGTCCCGGACGATGGACTGCTCCTTGTGGGCGCCGTGCCGGCCGGCCCGCACCTGGTCGGCGGTTGCCTGCACGTTGCCCACGCTGTGCGCGCTGCGCAGTGA